One region of Vibrio zhugei genomic DNA includes:
- a CDS encoding sigma-54-dependent transcriptional regulator: MNILLVEDDRDLAELLYEELEGEGYAVTAVESAEAASERLVEDTFDLVISDLRLPGRNGMTLVPEIKAIDNTPAILLITAFGSVQQAIEALKQGADEFLTKPFDMDHCLLTVQRLLEHRQLKRKTEGSQFFGMLGESATMQHLFKNIRQVARADSPVLILGESGTGKELVARAVHQQSERRQGPFLAVNCAGIPGELLESEFFGHAAGAYTGANKARQGLLREAEGGTLLLDEIGEMPHALQAKLLRVLQEGTIRPVGSDKEIAVDVRIVTATHRDLETRVQQGEFREDLFFRLETFTLQVPPLRERGYDIALLARQFLGRQQQSGKTNALQLSHATWQQLLNYSFPGNVRELQNAMERAAIFCEGDEILPEHLPERIRSSVKVNTTGLFASLNSDALPKLLTIQKDYVDYVLEQTQGNKAQAAEILGITRRTLYRWLEESDGVE, from the coding sequence ATGAATATATTATTGGTTGAAGATGACCGCGACCTTGCTGAATTACTCTATGAAGAACTGGAGGGTGAAGGTTATGCCGTGACGGCGGTGGAGTCGGCCGAGGCCGCGTCTGAACGGCTGGTTGAAGACACGTTTGATTTGGTGATTTCGGATCTACGTTTGCCGGGACGCAATGGCATGACATTGGTGCCAGAGATTAAAGCCATCGATAATACGCCCGCGATACTGTTAATCACCGCCTTCGGCAGCGTACAGCAAGCCATTGAAGCATTGAAACAAGGGGCGGATGAATTTTTAACTAAGCCTTTCGACATGGATCATTGCTTACTGACGGTACAACGTTTGCTCGAACACCGTCAGTTAAAACGCAAAACAGAAGGCAGTCAGTTTTTTGGTATGCTCGGTGAAAGTGCCACCATGCAGCATCTGTTTAAAAATATCCGACAGGTTGCGCGAGCGGACAGTCCTGTTTTGATATTGGGAGAAAGTGGCACAGGTAAAGAGCTGGTGGCTCGTGCTGTTCATCAGCAAAGTGAGCGTCGGCAAGGTCCTTTTTTAGCCGTAAACTGTGCCGGTATTCCCGGAGAATTATTAGAAAGTGAGTTTTTTGGCCATGCGGCGGGTGCTTATACGGGCGCCAATAAAGCGCGGCAAGGGCTGCTTCGCGAAGCGGAAGGCGGAACGCTGCTTCTGGATGAGATTGGTGAAATGCCTCATGCTCTGCAAGCCAAATTATTGCGCGTTTTACAAGAAGGGACGATTCGTCCGGTCGGCAGTGATAAAGAGATTGCCGTCGATGTGCGTATCGTTACCGCGACTCATCGCGATCTTGAAACTCGCGTACAGCAAGGTGAGTTTCGCGAGGATCTGTTCTTTCGCTTAGAAACGTTTACGTTGCAAGTTCCTCCTCTGCGAGAGCGAGGATATGATATCGCCTTATTGGCTCGGCAATTTTTAGGTCGTCAGCAGCAATCCGGTAAAACCAATGCACTGCAGTTAAGTCATGCCACATGGCAGCAGTTATTGAATTATTCCTTTCCTGGTAATGTGCGTGAATTGCAAAATGCGATGGAGCGCGCGGCTATTTTTTGTGAAGGTGATGAAATCCTGCCTGAACATTTACCCGAGCGTATTCGTAGCTCAGTGAAAGTGAATACCACCGGGTTGTTCGCGTCGTTAAATAGCGATGCTTTACCGAAATTACTCACGATTCAGAAAGACTATGTGGATTATGTGTTGGAGCAAACTCAAGGGAATAAAGCACAAGCGGCCGAAATCCTAGGAATTACTCGTCGCACTTTATATCGCTGGCTAGAAGAATCAGACGGAGTTGAATAA
- a CDS encoding DNA-methyltransferase, whose translation MQLFKQDAVQWLMSLETGSVDLMITDPPYESLEKHRKIGTTTRLKVSQSSSNQWFDIFPNHRFEALLIQVYRVLKPNAHFYLFCDQETMFAIKPIAEQVGFKFWKPIIWDKVTIGMGYHYRARHEYILFFEKGKRKLHDLSIPDILTFKRVYRGYPTEKPVALLEVLIAQSSRANELVVDPFFGSGSTLVAAHHLQRRYLGCDLSDAAHQHFRTRLAYFS comes from the coding sequence ATGCAATTGTTCAAACAAGATGCGGTGCAATGGTTAATGTCATTGGAGACGGGGAGCGTGGATCTGATGATCACCGATCCCCCTTATGAATCGCTAGAAAAGCATCGTAAAATCGGCACAACCACTCGCCTAAAAGTCAGTCAATCGTCAAGTAATCAATGGTTTGATATTTTCCCCAATCATCGCTTTGAAGCGTTGCTCATACAAGTCTATCGGGTGTTAAAGCCCAATGCGCATTTCTATTTATTTTGCGATCAAGAAACCATGTTTGCGATCAAACCCATTGCTGAGCAAGTCGGCTTTAAATTTTGGAAGCCGATTATTTGGGACAAAGTGACTATCGGTATGGGCTATCACTATCGCGCACGGCACGAATACATTTTGTTTTTTGAAAAAGGGAAACGCAAGTTACACGACTTAAGCATCCCAGATATTCTGACGTTTAAGCGTGTTTACCGCGGATATCCTACGGAAAAACCTGTTGCATTACTTGAGGTATTGATTGCTCAAAGCAGTCGTGCCAATGAGCTGGTGGTGGATCCATTTTTTGGTTCAGGGTCGACCCTCGTGGCAGCTCATCATCTTCAGCGGCGTTATTTAGGCTGTGATCTGTCTGATGCCGCGCACCAACACTTCCGTACGCGCCTAGCCTATTTCTCCTAA
- the efeU gene encoding iron uptake transporter permease EfeU, translated as MFFVPFLIMLREGLEAALIVVLIASYLKKTGQQQWMKAVWLGVFSAAIACFGLGLFIEHTTGEFPQQQQELFEGIVAVVAVVMLTYMMFWMQNASKHIGKDIQTALDGAIGQQNGQAKALVFMVFLAVAREGLESVFFLIAAFSQDVGVMAPLGAVTGVVTAVIVGFVLYFGGIRLPLAAFFRWTAVFILFVAAGLAAGAIRAFHEAGLWNEYQDIAYHFGTIISTHSLFGTVLQGLLGYQEAPTDSEVFVYCLYLIPALVAFSVRALATKRVYPSHQ; from the coding sequence ATGTTTTTTGTTCCTTTTTTAATCATGCTGCGAGAAGGGTTAGAAGCCGCATTGATCGTGGTATTGATCGCCAGCTATCTAAAAAAAACGGGTCAACAACAATGGATGAAAGCCGTTTGGCTTGGCGTTTTTAGTGCTGCAATCGCATGTTTTGGTCTGGGATTGTTTATTGAACATACCACGGGGGAATTTCCCCAGCAGCAACAAGAATTGTTTGAAGGTATCGTCGCTGTGGTCGCTGTGGTCATGTTGACCTACATGATGTTTTGGATGCAAAACGCGAGCAAGCACATTGGTAAAGACATACAGACCGCGTTGGATGGGGCGATTGGCCAGCAAAATGGACAAGCGAAAGCCTTAGTTTTCATGGTTTTTCTCGCGGTAGCGCGTGAAGGATTAGAATCCGTTTTTTTCTTAATTGCCGCCTTTTCTCAAGATGTGGGAGTGATGGCACCGTTAGGCGCGGTTACTGGTGTGGTCACAGCGGTGATCGTTGGCTTTGTTCTCTACTTTGGGGGGATCCGTTTACCGCTTGCGGCATTCTTTCGTTGGACTGCGGTCTTTATTTTATTCGTTGCAGCAGGGCTCGCCGCAGGCGCCATTCGGGCATTTCATGAAGCTGGGCTGTGGAACGAGTACCAAGATATTGCTTATCACTTCGGCACCATAATCTCTACTCACAGCCTATTTGGCACGGTACTCCAAGGTCTATTGGGATACCAAGAGGCACCCACTGACAGTGAAGTCTTTGTGTACTGCCTGTATTTAATTCCCGCATTAGTTGCATTCAGTGTCAGAGCACTGGCCACTAAACGGGTTTATCCATCTCATCAATGA
- a CDS encoding DUF4168 domain-containing protein: MRQFTLIALVAALGAGVTTSAMADTQKNAQPQAQAQTQQVDVSDKQLSKFIEAQQSVNDIRQNAIAKLSKTEEKDAMQKIQQQANQHMVESVKENGLSVQDYNTIARALQSDKSLRQRMMQMQQG, translated from the coding sequence ATGCGTCAATTCACTTTAATCGCACTCGTTGCAGCACTCGGTGCCGGCGTAACGACATCAGCCATGGCTGACACACAAAAGAACGCCCAACCGCAGGCTCAAGCTCAAACTCAGCAAGTCGATGTGTCAGATAAACAATTGTCGAAATTTATAGAAGCCCAACAATCTGTGAATGATATTCGTCAAAACGCAATTGCTAAACTCAGCAAAACAGAAGAAAAAGACGCGATGCAGAAAATTCAGCAGCAAGCGAATCAGCACATGGTCGAATCCGTCAAAGAAAACGGCCTGTCTGTGCAAGACTACAATACCATTGCGCGTGCCTTGCAATCGGATAAATCACTGCGTCAACGTATGATGCAAATGCAGCAAGGCTAA
- a CDS encoding 5-methyltetrahydropteroyltriglutamate--homocysteine S-methyltransferase, with amino-acid sequence MTLRAPFRSDIVGSFLRPDTLHQARRDFEGGRISASELTDIEDHAITDLVEQQRAAGLSVVTDGEFRRGFWHIDFLEHLNGIEGYVPESGYNQNFKGKAAPSYNIRVNDHISFNPEHPFLSHYQFLHELVADDESVVAKATIPAPTMIIRQEILANDGSSNLENIYPNVEDFYRDLAATYRDTIQAFYTLGCRYLQLDDTNWAFLADASRRQALAENGIDADEIAHICAKVLNESLQGAPEDLAITTHVCRGNHASSWLFSGGYEPVAEALFSTHFDGYFLEYDNERAGDFSPLRHWHHQDSCVVLGLVTSKFAELEDSAKIKARIQEAAEYIPLENLCLSPQCGFASTCEGNKVSNEDQWKKIGLINQIAKEIWADA; translated from the coding sequence ATGACGCTTCGCGCTCCATTTCGCTCTGATATTGTTGGTAGCTTTTTACGACCTGACACCCTTCATCAAGCACGCCGTGACTTTGAAGGTGGTCGTATTTCGGCAAGCGAACTTACCGATATTGAAGATCACGCTATTACTGACTTGGTTGAGCAGCAGCGAGCGGCGGGGCTGAGTGTGGTTACTGATGGTGAATTTCGTCGTGGTTTCTGGCATATCGATTTTTTAGAACACTTAAATGGTATCGAAGGCTACGTTCCGGAATCGGGTTATAACCAAAATTTTAAAGGGAAAGCGGCTCCGTCATATAATATTCGTGTTAACGACCATATTTCTTTTAATCCTGAGCATCCGTTTTTATCTCATTATCAATTTCTTCATGAGCTCGTCGCCGATGATGAATCTGTTGTGGCTAAAGCGACGATTCCGGCACCGACGATGATCATTCGTCAAGAAATTCTTGCCAACGATGGGTCATCCAATCTGGAGAATATTTACCCTAACGTTGAAGATTTTTATCGCGATCTTGCCGCGACGTATCGCGATACAATTCAGGCTTTTTACACATTAGGTTGTCGTTATTTGCAATTAGATGATACCAACTGGGCATTTTTAGCGGATGCATCGAGACGTCAAGCTTTGGCTGAAAATGGGATTGATGCGGACGAAATAGCGCATATTTGTGCCAAGGTATTAAATGAGTCTTTGCAAGGTGCACCAGAAGACTTAGCGATTACTACTCATGTTTGCCGAGGTAATCATGCGTCTTCTTGGCTGTTTTCTGGGGGGTATGAACCGGTTGCTGAAGCGCTATTTTCGACCCATTTTGATGGCTATTTTTTAGAATACGATAATGAGCGTGCTGGCGATTTCTCGCCATTGCGTCATTGGCATCATCAAGATAGCTGTGTGGTACTTGGATTGGTGACATCGAAGTTTGCTGAGTTGGAAGATAGTGCAAAAATTAAAGCACGTATTCAAGAAGCGGCAGAATACATTCCGCTAGAGAACTTGTGTTTAAGTCCACAGTGCGGTTTTGCCTCGACGTGTGAAGGCAATAAAGTTTCCAATGAGGATCAATGGAAAAAAATAGGTTTAATTAATCAGATTGCCAAAGAAATTTGGGCGGACGCTTAA
- a CDS encoding cupredoxin domain-containing protein: MKKQLLIGAMMALTSLMSYAQAVPKIHVSVTDKQCEPMALHVAAGKTQFIIKNNSMRALEWEILNGVMVVAERENIAPGFYQKMTVNLEPGEYQTTCGLLTNPHGSLTVSGAHDYQIKPQDLVAIAAEYKFYMIVKTRQLHAWLQQGGTAVPPDMQSAYYSLRSLIPAYGQEAPPDYLAPLDLPQLTEQVARWQKTVRNHTLSLAQLNSQIIRVLSQPLSPQTQWSGVYTNVAKWIDIVMPLSQKLDAAQAQKLSSDLEHWRQHHTAKARLALQHQIMQWVKRLQQENRS; encoded by the coding sequence ATGAAAAAACAATTACTGATAGGCGCAATGATGGCACTGACCAGTCTGATGTCATACGCGCAAGCAGTGCCTAAAATTCATGTGTCTGTGACCGACAAACAATGTGAGCCAATGGCGTTGCATGTTGCGGCGGGTAAGACGCAGTTTATTATAAAAAATAACAGTATGCGGGCTCTGGAATGGGAAATTTTAAATGGGGTGATGGTGGTCGCCGAGCGGGAAAATATTGCCCCCGGTTTCTATCAAAAAATGACGGTGAATCTTGAGCCTGGCGAATACCAGACTACCTGTGGGCTACTGACCAATCCCCATGGTTCGTTAACGGTGTCTGGTGCCCATGATTATCAGATAAAGCCACAAGATTTAGTCGCGATCGCGGCAGAATACAAGTTTTATATGATTGTTAAAACGCGCCAATTACACGCTTGGCTGCAGCAAGGTGGTACAGCCGTTCCACCAGACATGCAATCTGCTTACTACAGCCTTCGCTCGTTGATTCCAGCCTATGGTCAAGAGGCTCCGCCGGACTATTTGGCTCCGCTCGACTTACCACAGTTAACAGAGCAAGTCGCCCGTTGGCAAAAGACGGTGCGCAACCACACTCTGAGTCTCGCTCAATTAAACTCACAGATCATTCGTGTGTTATCTCAACCGTTATCGCCGCAAACACAATGGTCCGGTGTCTATACGAATGTCGCGAAATGGATCGATATTGTCATGCCATTAAGCCAAAAATTGGACGCCGCTCAGGCGCAGAAGTTGTCTTCTGATTTAGAACATTGGCGTCAGCATCACACTGCAAAGGCGCGTCTTGCGCTGCAACACCAGATCATGCAATGGGTTAAGCGATTACAGCAGGAGAATCGGTCATGA
- a CDS encoding cellulase family glycosylhydrolase has product MAKVITIKALTLAITMACGSAFAAVPALTTNGSQILSGGDVKSFSGNSFFWSNTGWKQEKMYNAKVVKWLKDDWKSSIVRVALGVDNDGSYIEDPTGNVQRIEKVIDAAIANDMYVIIDFHSHHAEDHQQEAIEFFTQMAQKYGQTNNVIYEIYNEPLQVSWSGVIKPYAEAVIAAIRAIDPDNLIVVGTPNWSQDVDEASRDPINDVNVAYTLHFYAGTHRQYFRDKAITALNNGVPLMVTEWGTVNANGDGGVDAQSTDEWVDFMRTNHITNLNWAVSDKDEGASIIKPGVSPTGNWSDSDLTASGRYVRDIVRSWGTSADAGTGGDDSGAFSCVFTQGNTWNGGFQGSITVTNESKYPVSDWAIRWQFASGATVTNSWNANVTGSGVYTATPISWNQTMQPNQTFDIGLVVQGTGEPTILSDICR; this is encoded by the coding sequence GTGGCTAAGGTAATAACAATCAAAGCACTAACTCTCGCGATAACCATGGCGTGTGGCAGTGCTTTTGCAGCGGTTCCCGCACTAACCACCAATGGCAGTCAAATTTTGAGTGGCGGTGATGTGAAAAGCTTCTCCGGTAACAGTTTTTTCTGGAGCAACACCGGCTGGAAACAAGAGAAAATGTATAACGCAAAGGTAGTTAAGTGGTTAAAAGACGACTGGAAAAGCTCGATTGTTCGTGTGGCTCTCGGGGTCGATAATGATGGATCCTATATTGAAGATCCTACAGGGAATGTGCAACGCATTGAAAAAGTGATTGATGCCGCGATTGCCAATGACATGTACGTGATTATCGACTTTCATTCTCATCATGCGGAAGATCATCAACAAGAAGCTATCGAATTTTTCACGCAAATGGCACAAAAATACGGTCAGACCAACAATGTGATTTATGAAATCTATAACGAACCGCTTCAAGTGAGTTGGTCAGGGGTGATTAAACCGTATGCTGAGGCAGTCATCGCCGCCATTCGAGCCATTGACCCGGATAACTTGATCGTAGTGGGGACGCCGAATTGGTCGCAAGATGTGGATGAGGCCTCTCGTGATCCGATTAATGATGTGAATGTGGCGTATACCCTGCATTTTTATGCGGGCACACATCGCCAATACTTTCGTGACAAAGCCATTACTGCTTTAAATAACGGTGTGCCGCTGATGGTCACCGAGTGGGGAACGGTCAACGCCAATGGTGATGGCGGCGTCGATGCGCAAAGTACCGATGAGTGGGTCGATTTCATGAGAACCAATCACATCACCAACCTGAATTGGGCTGTCAGCGATAAAGATGAAGGGGCTTCGATTATTAAACCCGGTGTTAGCCCGACAGGAAATTGGTCTGATAGCGACTTAACAGCATCAGGGCGTTATGTTCGTGACATTGTGCGGAGTTGGGGAACCTCGGCAGATGCGGGCACCGGGGGAGATGACAGTGGTGCGTTTAGCTGCGTGTTTACGCAAGGGAATACGTGGAATGGTGGGTTCCAAGGCTCGATTACCGTCACGAATGAAAGCAAGTATCCTGTGAGTGATTGGGCGATTCGCTGGCAATTTGCCTCTGGAGCGACGGTGACGAACAGTTGGAATGCGAATGTGACAGGCAGCGGTGTGTATACTGCGACCCCGATTTCATGGAATCAAACTATGCAGCCTAATCAGACCTTTGATATTGGTTTAGTCGTCCAAGGAACTGGAGAGCCAACCATTCTGAGTGATATTTGTCGCTAG
- the efeO gene encoding iron uptake system protein EfeO codes for MILPFKRLMLSTLVAAFAVQANAATDSTALVEPMTEYKLYVIDEVHDLVQDTRAFTQAVENGDVEKAKSLYAPARIHYERIEPVAELFADLDASMDAREDDYEQGVKDPKFSGFHRIEYALWAKNSTQGMDQFAKQLLSDTQELESRLTKLAFPPSNVVDGAAALIEEVAATKISGEEDRYSHTDLWDFQANIDGAKKIVDLLRQPLKANHAQFLAKVDHNFQRVDAILAKYRQGDGFESYEALSTRDRKALQGPITVLAEELSQMRGMFGLN; via the coding sequence ATGATACTCCCTTTTAAGCGTCTTATGCTTTCCACTTTAGTCGCAGCTTTTGCAGTACAAGCGAATGCGGCCACCGATTCGACCGCACTAGTTGAGCCGATGACCGAATACAAGTTATACGTGATTGATGAAGTCCATGACCTCGTCCAAGATACGCGTGCGTTTACTCAAGCGGTCGAAAATGGCGATGTGGAAAAAGCCAAGTCTCTGTATGCGCCCGCTCGTATTCATTATGAACGTATTGAGCCCGTTGCTGAATTGTTCGCGGATCTCGATGCCAGTATGGATGCTCGCGAAGATGACTATGAGCAAGGGGTCAAGGATCCTAAGTTTTCAGGGTTTCACCGCATTGAATATGCATTGTGGGCCAAAAACTCCACTCAAGGTATGGATCAGTTTGCCAAGCAGTTACTGAGTGATACTCAAGAGCTTGAAAGTCGTTTAACCAAGCTTGCGTTTCCACCAAGTAATGTTGTTGATGGGGCTGCCGCGCTGATTGAAGAAGTTGCTGCAACGAAAATTAGCGGTGAGGAAGACCGTTATAGTCATACCGATTTATGGGATTTTCAAGCCAACATTGATGGCGCGAAAAAAATCGTTGATCTGCTTCGCCAACCTTTAAAAGCCAATCATGCCCAATTTTTAGCGAAGGTCGATCATAACTTTCAACGTGTCGATGCCATTTTGGCCAAATACCGTCAAGGGGATGGATTCGAATCTTATGAAGCATTATCCACCCGTGACCGCAAAGCGTTACAAGGTCCGATCACCGTGTTGGCAGAAGAGCTTTCGCAAATGCGTGGCATGTTTGGATTGAACTGA
- a CDS encoding DUF4168 domain-containing protein, translating into MRKFVLITLFSVLSAGTSVTAMAAHSQPAPQAQQKAQHAPISDDMLSQFADAQQSVQKISQSAIKKLGQTQDKDVAEDIRQKANEEMVNAVKDTGLSVKDFNGIARALQSDQQLRQRLSKIQQTS; encoded by the coding sequence ATGCGCAAATTTGTCCTGATCACTCTTTTTTCCGTACTCAGCGCGGGCACCTCTGTCACCGCCATGGCCGCGCATTCACAACCCGCTCCTCAAGCGCAACAAAAAGCGCAGCACGCTCCTATCTCCGATGATATGTTGAGTCAGTTTGCCGACGCGCAACAATCTGTGCAAAAAATCAGCCAAAGTGCGATTAAAAAGCTTGGGCAAACCCAGGATAAAGACGTGGCAGAAGACATTCGTCAAAAAGCGAATGAAGAAATGGTCAATGCGGTTAAAGACACAGGCTTATCTGTCAAAGATTTCAATGGCATTGCTCGTGCCCTGCAATCCGATCAACAACTGCGTCAACGTCTTAGCAAAATTCAACAAACCAGTTAA
- a CDS encoding sensor histidine kinase codes for MKKRRRLTLATRMLILVFLPLWALSGVSIGIGTYYMAEQQTRKLKDDIKLIARAIRVPIGEAIDKGDLATVQRTLNAVFSIGQVYGASVYNKKGERIAAAGIARHDQDDNPLAKKMLKGGEDGDAYQHQAGRRVYSHFVPVNDGGAQLPIMIEVTRRASDFSTSVDRLAYWAWGSWGLVGLLTLIIVLLGYRQAAGRQMAQLTQVMGEVGRGQLKSRAQVKGATELAAIGEALNQMLDDIEAAQAAIEAHQAHEIALNRRLERQERMAALGRLVSGIAHELGAPLNVIDGRARRIAKSNHDEKSARELTAIRGQVGRLTRIVRQLLDFSRSGMQWQTVELRSLIDHALESVGYEQQGELPDYTIDIPDSFQVCVDRARFELALVNVLRNAVQAAHHHVGITARLQPVEKQWTLDIWDDGDGIDGELQAAQLLEPFFTTKPKGEGTGLGLAIVQNVVHDHGGQVVLLPSEQGGLRVSLVLPEEVPS; via the coding sequence GTGAAAAAACGTAGGCGACTGACGTTAGCGACGCGCATGTTAATACTGGTTTTTTTACCGCTTTGGGCGCTCTCTGGGGTATCCATCGGTATTGGGACGTATTACATGGCTGAGCAACAAACTCGTAAGTTAAAAGACGATATCAAGCTCATTGCTCGTGCGATTCGTGTCCCGATCGGTGAGGCGATCGATAAAGGCGATTTGGCAACCGTGCAGCGAACGCTGAACGCGGTGTTCTCGATAGGCCAAGTGTACGGAGCATCGGTATACAATAAAAAAGGCGAGCGCATTGCGGCCGCGGGTATCGCCCGTCACGATCAGGATGATAACCCTTTAGCGAAAAAAATGCTGAAAGGTGGGGAAGATGGCGATGCCTATCAGCATCAGGCAGGCCGTCGGGTTTACTCGCACTTTGTGCCCGTCAATGATGGCGGGGCGCAGTTACCGATAATGATAGAAGTCACGCGACGCGCCAGTGATTTTTCCACGTCAGTCGATAGGCTCGCGTATTGGGCGTGGGGAAGTTGGGGGCTGGTTGGGTTACTCACCTTGATCATTGTCTTGCTCGGCTACCGACAAGCCGCGGGACGTCAAATGGCGCAATTAACGCAAGTGATGGGGGAAGTCGGTCGTGGCCAATTGAAATCACGCGCGCAAGTCAAAGGCGCGACAGAGCTGGCCGCAATTGGTGAGGCTTTGAACCAGATGCTTGATGACATAGAAGCGGCGCAGGCCGCGATTGAGGCACACCAAGCACATGAAATCGCCCTTAATCGACGCCTTGAGCGACAAGAGCGTATGGCGGCGCTAGGCCGACTAGTCAGTGGTATTGCGCATGAATTAGGCGCCCCCTTGAACGTGATTGATGGACGAGCCAGACGCATTGCCAAGTCGAATCATGATGAAAAATCGGCGCGTGAACTGACCGCAATCCGGGGGCAAGTTGGACGATTAACTCGGATTGTTCGGCAGCTGCTCGACTTCTCTCGCAGTGGCATGCAATGGCAGACGGTAGAGTTACGTTCGTTAATTGATCATGCTTTAGAGTCCGTCGGGTATGAGCAACAGGGTGAGTTACCGGACTATACCATTGATATTCCAGACTCATTTCAAGTGTGCGTAGACCGTGCTCGCTTTGAATTGGCATTGGTGAATGTGCTGCGCAATGCGGTGCAAGCCGCTCATCATCACGTTGGGATCACCGCGCGCCTGCAGCCAGTGGAAAAGCAGTGGACGTTAGATATTTGGGATGATGGTGATGGCATTGATGGTGAGTTACAAGCCGCACAATTATTAGAGCCCTTTTTTACGACAAAACCGAAAGGAGAAGGCACTGGATTAGGCTTGGCCATTGTGCAAAACGTAGTCCATGACCATGGCGGGCAGGTGGTGTTGTTACCAAGTGAACAAGGTGGTCTACGCGTATCCTTAGTGCTTCCAGAGGAGGTTCCCTCATGA
- the efeB gene encoding iron uptake transporter deferrochelatase/peroxidase subunit produces the protein MSCPFHFLSKKEKEKPSSSDTQSSRRQLLKGMLGAAGGALMYSGSTQAAAAMSNEHQTMMDEAKKFTSEWHKQPFYGEHQSGITTPQQANVALVAFDVLALNLTDLSDLFKTLTERCEFLTQGGAVPERNPQYPPLDSGILGPTIHPDNLTITVSVGASLFDERFGLSHLKPVHLQKMQAFSNDGLDSHWCHGDLMLQICANSADTTMHALRDIIKHTPAYLAVRWRRDGFISSHAAASVGQRTPINLLGFKDGTVNPSGEDTQTLNKMLWVNRGQEPDWAVGGTYQAIRLIRFFVEHWDRTPLQEQQTIFGRERDSGAPLGKAHEHDDPDYAADPHGKRIPLDAHMRLANPRTAGFPEFLLLRRGYSYSYSTSPSGQLDVGLLFIAYQADLQKGFIDTQHRLDGEPLEEYIRPFGGGYFFTLPGIEKGQYLGQALLESA, from the coding sequence ATGAGTTGCCCTTTTCATTTCTTAAGTAAAAAGGAAAAAGAGAAACCCTCTAGTTCTGATACTCAGTCCAGCCGCCGTCAATTATTGAAAGGCATGCTGGGCGCAGCGGGTGGCGCGCTGATGTATTCTGGTTCAACGCAAGCTGCTGCGGCGATGTCGAACGAACACCAGACCATGATGGACGAGGCCAAAAAATTTACCAGTGAGTGGCACAAACAGCCTTTCTATGGAGAACATCAAAGTGGCATTACGACGCCACAGCAAGCGAATGTGGCGTTAGTGGCGTTTGATGTCTTGGCACTAAACCTCACCGATTTAAGCGATCTCTTTAAGACGTTGACGGAACGGTGCGAATTTTTAACGCAGGGCGGTGCCGTCCCTGAGCGTAATCCGCAGTACCCGCCACTCGATTCTGGGATTCTAGGGCCGACCATTCATCCCGATAATTTAACGATCACAGTGTCTGTCGGTGCATCATTGTTTGATGAGCGTTTTGGTTTAAGTCACCTCAAACCGGTCCATTTACAAAAAATGCAGGCGTTCTCTAATGATGGGTTGGACTCTCATTGGTGTCATGGCGATCTCATGTTGCAGATTTGCGCGAACAGTGCGGATACCACCATGCATGCGCTGCGCGATATTATCAAGCACACGCCCGCCTATTTAGCGGTGCGTTGGCGCCGAGACGGCTTTATTTCCTCACACGCTGCAGCATCGGTGGGGCAGCGCACGCCGATCAATTTATTGGGATTTAAAGACGGTACGGTCAACCCAAGCGGTGAGGATACCCAAACACTCAATAAGATGTTGTGGGTCAACCGTGGGCAAGAGCCTGACTGGGCGGTGGGAGGAACCTATCAAGCGATCCGATTGATTCGATTTTTTGTCGAGCATTGGGACCGTACGCCATTGCAAGAGCAACAAACCATTTTCGGGCGTGAACGTGACAGTGGCGCGCCATTAGGAAAAGCGCACGAACATGACGATCCGGATTATGCCGCGGATCCTCATGGCAAACGTATTCCGTTAGATGCCCATATGCGCTTAGCCAATCCTAGAACAGCAGGCTTTCCGGAATTTTTATTGTTAAGAAGAGGGTATAGCTATTCTTATAGCACCAGTCCTTCAGGGCAGTTAGACGTCGGGTTATTGTTCATTGCCTATCAAGCGGATCTACAAAAAGGGTTTATTGATACCCAACATCGCCTAGATGGTGAACCCTTGGAGGAGTACATTCGTCCGTTTGGTGGTGGGTATTTCTTTACACTTCCTGGCATTGAAAAGGGGCAATATCTCGGTCAAGCCTTGCTCGAATCGGCATAA